TGTTAACGCTTATTTATTGGATTTCTCCTAATGTAAAGTTGAAATTTAAAGAAGTAATCATTGGGGCTGTTATAGCTACTCTTGGTTGGCAGCTTGTTTCCTTCTTTTTCTCTTTATATATCAGTAACTTCGCCAATTATTCAGCAACGTACGGTAGTCTTGGTGGTGTGATCATTCTTATGCTTTGGTTCTTTATTACAGGCATCATGCTTGTATTAGGAGGGCAAATCAACGCCGTCATCTACCAACGAAAACGATTTATCTAACTTTTTTTCTTGGATATGTATATTATCTTTTCAAAAGGGAAAGGATGGTAGCAGATCGCAACCTAGAAAAAAAGGAGTTGTTAAGACATGAACAAATCAGAACTTATCCATGCAGTAGCTGAACGTGCTCAACTAACTAAAAAGGATGCTGGATCAGCCATTCAATCGGCTTTTGATATTATTTCAGAATCTCTAGAAAAGGGAGAAACTGTTCAATTGATTGGTTTCGGAAACTTTGAAGTACGAGAACGTGCAGCTAGAAAAGGCCGCAACCCTCAAACCGGTGAAGAAATTAATATTGCCGCTACAAAAACACCTGCTTTTAA
The nucleotide sequence above comes from Alkalicoccobacillus plakortidis. Encoded proteins:
- a CDS encoding HU family DNA-binding protein, which codes for MNKSELIHAVAERAQLTKKDAGSAIQSAFDIISESLEKGETVQLIGFGNFEVRERAARKGRNPQTGEEINIAATKTPAFKAGKQLKDAVK